GAAGTATGTGGAAACTTAGTTGAGGTTACTGACGCAGGTGCAGGAACTTTAACATGTTGTAACCAAAAAATGACTCTTTTAGAGGAAAAAACAGCGGACTCATCAACTGAAAAACATGTTCCTGTAGGCTCTGAAGGGAAATATGGAATTAAAGTAACTGTTGGTTCTACACTACATCCAATGACAGAAGAGCACTATATTCAGTGGATAGAAGTTATTAATGGTGATTATGTTAATCGAAAAGAGTTAAAGCCT
Above is a genomic segment from Thiospirochaeta perfilievii containing:
- a CDS encoding desulfoferrodoxin is translated as MAKKLEIYKCEVCGNLVEVTDAGAGTLTCCNQKMTLLEEKTADSSTEKHVPVGSEGKYGIKVTVGSTLHPMTEEHYIQWIEVINGDYVNRKELKPGDAPEAEFYVPFKENLIIRSYCNLHGLWKN